In the genome of Populus trichocarpa isolate Nisqually-1 chromosome 6, P.trichocarpa_v4.1, whole genome shotgun sequence, one region contains:
- the LOC18100687 gene encoding ACT domain-containing protein ACR2, with translation MKNVCWPYFDPDFDNLSERIYGPTCRVCIDNESMEDCTVVKVDSVNKQGLLLEVVQVMTDLNLFISKSYISSDAEWFMDVFHVQDEQGKKLRDQNVINCIQQAIGTTRESTPSPPKARAYTNNVSKADHSNEHTAIEMSGTDRPGLFSEISATLADLHCNIVEAHAWSHNACLACVAYISDQSSHTPIEDPHRLASIEDHLITVLRANMETSISTGPFQIKNREVKTRGFLGGEGTMTNVERRLHQLMLSVRDFDGPRSSSEMNITERGTKMAVSIENCDQKGYSIVSIECKDRPRLMFDIVCTLTDMQYVIFHASVASHDGRAFQEYFIRHDDGYPLNTESEKQRVIKCLEAAIERRVCEGVWLKLCAENRVGLLSDITRVLRENGLAVVRADIATKGKNAVNAFYVRDVSGNEVDMGFIKSMKKEMGLIDLEVKNDNKTRRTNISSHERHHFSLGDLLKSQLERFSHNFIAIN, from the exons ATGAAGAATGTTTGTTGGCCTTACTTTGATCCTGATTTTGATAATCTGTCTGAGAGGATCTACGGGCCCAC CTGTAGAGTTTGTATTGACAATGAAAGCATGGAAGATTGCACGGTAGTGAAGGTGGATAGCGTAAATAAGCAGGGCCTCCTCCTGGAGGTTGTGCAAGTTATGACAGATTTGAATCTCTTCATCTCAAAAAGCTATATTTCCTCTGATGCCGAGTGGTTCATGGATG TTTTTCATGTACAAGATGAGCAAGGCAAGAAACTTAGAGATCAAAATGTTATTAACTGTATCCAGCAG GCTATAGGAACAACAAGGGAGAGTACCCCAAGTCCCCCTAAAGCAAGAGCATATACCAACAATGTTTCCAAAGCCGACCATTCAAACGAGCATACGGCCATTGAAATGTCAGGAACCGATAGGCCTGGACTCTTCTCCGAGATATCAGCTACCTTGGCAGATCTTCATTGCAACATTGTGGAAGCCCATGCTTGGAGCCACAATGCTTGCTTAGCTTGTGTCGCGTACATTTCCGATCAATCCTCTCACACCCCAATCGAAGACCCCCACCGCTTAGCCTCCATCGAGGATCATCTAATCACAGTGCTCCGTGCCAATATGGAGACAAGCATTAGTACTGGACCATTCCAAATCAAGAATCGAGAAGTGAAAACCAGGGGATTTCTTGGAGGGGAAGGCACCATGACCAACGTAGAAAGGAGGTTGCATCAACTCATGCTTTCGGTAAGGGATTTTGATGGGCCTAGAAGCTCATCCGAAATGAATATCACCGAAAGAGGGACGAAGATGGCTGTTTCGATCGAGAATTGTGACCAAAAAGGGTATTCAATTGTTAGCATAGAGTGCAAGGATCGGCCAAGGCTCATGTTCGATATCGTATGCACACTAACTGACATGCAATATGTGATTTTCCATGCTTCAGTTGCCTCTCATGATGGCCGTGCATTTCAA GAATACTTTATTCGACATGACGATGGATATCCACTTAACACAGAAAGTGAGAAACAACGGGTAATAAAATGCCTAGAGGCTGCCATAGAGCGTCGGGTTTGTGAG GGTGTTTGGCTGAAGTTATGCGCAGAAAATAGAGTAGGGCTACTATCGGACATAACTAGGGTTCTCCGAGAAAACGGACTTGCGGTCGTTCGAGCAGATATagcaacaaaaggaaagaacGCAGTGAACGCTTTCTATGTAAGAGACGTCTCAGGGAATGAAGTTGATATGGGATTCATCAAGTcaatgaagaaagaaatgggTCTAATTGATCTTGAAGTCAAGAATGATAACAAAACGAGAAGAACAAATATTAGCTCACATGAAAGGCATCATTTCTCTCTTGGAGACTTGCTCAAATCTCAACTTGAACGATTTTCTCACAACTTTATTGCAATAAATTAA
- the LOC18100688 gene encoding pectinesterase isoform X3, translating to MTEANQYNISISKKKKKLILAIFASFLLVATIIAIVTGVNPKKNSTRNDAADYAKLVKSTFQKNDFLLQVNRSIDAAQSNKVALSKKLAKSMKLDVRQRTAINDCWENNDRVVTDLKKVFGNVKVDTTNADQDLNTKFASCMTGVNSCLDGFSHSKQDKKVREALSDLIDVRGNCTKALEMIKSKPTADTATGLKTTNRKLKEDSDSNEGGAEWLSVTDRRLFQLSSLTPDVVVAADGSGNYKTVSAAVAAAPKYSSKRYIIRIKAGVYRENVEVPKEKSNIMFLGDGRKTTIITGSRNVVGGSTTYHSATVAVEGQGFLARDITFQNTAGPSKYQAVALRVESDFAAFYKCGMLGYQNTLYVHSNRQFFRNCFIAGTIDFIFGNAAAVFQDCDIRARRPNPGQTITITAQGRSDPTQNTGIVIQKCRIGVTSDLHPVRSNFSAYLGRPWKEYARTVIMQSSISDVIHPAGWNGLKGRFALSTLSFAEYENSGAGAGTSKRVTWEGYKMITSATEAQSFTPRNFIGGSSWLKSTTFPFSLDL from the exons atgacCGAAGCCAACCAGTACAATATTTCCatctccaagaaaaaaaagaaactcatcCTAGCTATTTTTGCTTCCTTCTTACTAGTTGCCACTATAATTGCCATTGTCACTGGtgtaaatccaaaaaaaaactccacCCGAAATGATGCTGCTGATTATGCCAAACTCGTCAAATCGACTTTTCAAAAGAATGATTTTCTACTACAAGTAAACCGCAGTATAGATGCTGCTCAGAGCAACAAGGTAGCTTTGTCTAAGAAACTTGCCAAAAGTATGAAATTAGATGTTCGACAAAGGACTGCTATCAATGATTGTTGGGAAAATAATGATAGGGTTGTTACTGatttaaaaaaggtttttggGAATGTCAAAGTCGACACCACAAATGCTGATCAGGATCTCAACACCAAATTCGCTTCTTGCATGACCGGCGTAAACTCATGCTTGGATGGTTTCTCtcattcaaaacaagataagaaGGTGCGTGAAGCTTTGTCTGACCTAATTGACGTCAGAGGGAATTGTACTAAGGCACTGGAAATGATTAAGAGCAAGCCAACCGCTGACACGGCAACTGGGCTCAAGACCACAAACAGGAAACTCAAGGAGGACAGTGATAGCAATGAAGGGGGGGCAGAGTGGTTGTCAGTAACCGATAGACGACTGTTTCAATTATCATCGTTGACTCCAGATGTGGTGGTGGCAGCTGATGGCAGTGGGAACTATAAGACAGTATCAGCTGCGGTTGCTGCTGCACCCAAGTACAGCAGTAAGAGGTACATTATTAGAATCAAGGCAGGCGTTTACAGAGAAAACGTGGAGGTACCGAAGGAGAAGAGTAACATCATGTTTCTTGGAGATGGAAGAAAAACGACTATCATTACAGGGAGCAGGAATGTGGTTGGTGGCAGCACAACCTACCATTCAGCCACAGTTG CCGTGGAGGGCCAAGGATTCCTAGCCAGGGACATAACCTTCCAGAACACAGCTGGTCCCTCCAAGTACCAAGCCGTGGCACTGCGAGTTGAGTCTGACTTTGCAGCTTTCTACAAATGTGGCATGCTGGGCTATCAAAACACCCTCTATGTCCACTCAAATCGTCAGTTCTTCAGAAACTGCTTCATTGCAGGCACAATCGATTTCATTTTCGGCAATGCAGCTGCTGTTTTCCAGGACTGTGACATCCGTGCTCGCCGTCCCAATCCAGGCCAGACAATCACAATAACCGCCCAAGGGAGGAGTGATCCTACTCAAAACACTGGTATTGTGATTCAGAAATGTAGGATCGGTGTCACTTCTGATCTACATCCTGTCAGGAGCAATTTCTCAGCGTATCTTGGTAGACCCTGGAAGGAGTATGCAAGGACTGTTATCATGCAGTCATCCATAAGTGACGTGATACACCCAGCCGGATGGAATGGGTTGAAGGGTCGCTTTGCGCTCAGCACATTATCCTTTGCAGAGTATGAAAACAGCGGGGCTGGTGCTGGAACCTCTAAAAGGGTTACCTGGGAAGGATACAAGATGATCACCAGTGCAACTGAAGCTCAAAGTTTTACTCCTCGCAATTTCATTGGTGGTAGTAGCTGGTTGAAATCCACTACTTTCCCATTCTCACTAGATCTCTaa